From Carettochelys insculpta isolate YL-2023 chromosome 3, ASM3395843v1, whole genome shotgun sequence, a single genomic window includes:
- the TAAR5 gene encoding trace amine-associated receptor 5, whose product MSSVQQPAANEALSTPLCYAVNGSCPGTLYSFGVRLAIYMACATGMLLTVFGNLMVVIVVSHFKILHTPTNFLLLSLAFADLLLGLTVLPFSTIRSVESCWYFGDAFCRLHTFLDTVFCLTSIFHLCFISIDRHYAICDPLLYHTKFTIRVACVYIAVGWLVPMGYTFVFLYTNIIEEGLGHFLQDVPCVGSCQLLFNRLWGWLNFPLFFFPCTIMITLYVKIFIVANRQARQISSVTVSIESGLHASASKREKKAAKTLGIAVGIYLLCWLPFTIDTMVDCLLDFITPPLLFDVLIWFAYFNSACNPLIYVFSYRWFRKAVKLVFNRNIFVSRISSIDLYQE is encoded by the coding sequence ATGAGCTCTGTCCAGCAGCCTGCTGCTAATGAAGCGTTGTCCACTCCACTGTGCTATGCTGTGAATGGTTCCTGCCCCGGAACACTTTACTCCTTTGGCGTCCGGCTGGCTATCTACATGGCCTGTGCCACAGGCATGCTGCTCACAGTATTTGGGAACCTGATGGTAGTGATTGTAGTGTCCCACTTCAAAATCCTCCATACCCCCACCAACTTCTTACTCCTCTCCCTGGCATTTGCCGATCTCCTCCTGGGGTTAACAGTTCTGCCTTTCAGCACTATCCGGTCTGTGGAGAGCTGCTGGTATTTTGGAGATGCCTTTTGCAGGCTACATACCTTTCTGGATACTGTCTTTTGTCTGACCTCCATATTTCACCTGTGTTTTATTTCCATTGATCGTCACTATGCTATCTGTGATCCTTTGCTCTACCATACTAAGTTTACCATAAGAGTGGCTTGTGTCTATATAGCAGTAGGGTGGTTGGTCCCCATGGGTTATACGTTTGTCTTCCTTTATACCAACATCATTGAGGAAGGCTTGGGCCATTTCTTACAAGACGTGCCCTGTGTTGGTAGTTGCCAGCTGCTGTTTAACAGACTGTGGGGTTGGTTGAACttccctctctttttcttcccctgCACCATAATGATAACTTTATATGTGAAAATATTTATTGTGGCAAACAGACAAGCTAGGCAGATAAGCAGTGTGACTGTAAGTATTGAATCTGGGCTGCATGCAAGCGcatcaaaaagggaaaaaaaggcagctaaaaCTCTTGGTATAGCTGTAGGAATCTATCTCCTGTGCTGGCTGCCCTTCACTATAGACACCATGGTAGATTGTCTTCTAGATTTCATTACCCCACCGCTTCTCTTTGATGTCCTTATCTGGTTTGCTTACTTTAATTCAGCCTGCAATCCCTTAATTTACGTGTTTTCCTACCGTTGGTTCAGGAAAGCAGTGAAACTAGTTTTCAATCGTAACATCTTTGTTTCCAGGATATCTAGCATAGACTTATATCAGGAATGA
- the LOC142010423 gene encoding trace amine-associated receptor 7a-like — MNSALLQEEEVQYCFVNMNGSCYKTAWPFGIRISLYVVLSLLTILTVGGNLMVMISIAYFKQLHSPTNFLIASLACADFGLGLAVLPFSSIRSVETCWYFGETFCRFHSCLDASFCYSSIFHLCFISIDRYVAVTDPLLYPIKFTVPVSGMFIAVAWTVSLVYTFSIVFTRVNDKGIQELVNALSCVGSCQLVFNKTWTVVSSVLFYIPFFTMIALYCRIFSVAKQQARRIEIMNNNIQSCGNYSDRVGKRERKAAKTLSIAVIAFLLFWTPYSITVIADPFLNFIISPHVFDIMVWLTYSNSAMNPLIYSLFYPWFRKAMKVIVSCKILRLDCSTMNLFPE; from the coding sequence ATGAATTCAGCACTTCTTCAAGAGGAAGAAGTACAATACTGCTTTGTGAATATGAATGGCTCTTGCTATAAAACAGCATGGCCTTTTGGAATCCGGATATCTTTATATGTTGTGCTCAGTTTACTGACAATTCTTACAGTAGGTGGAAATCTAATGGTAATGATTTCAATTGCTTATTTCAAACAGCTTCACTCGCCAACAAATTTTTTGATCGCCTCCTTGGCATGTGCAGATTTTGGTTTGGGTCTGGCTGTGCTGCCCTTCAGCAGTATAAGATCTGTTGAAACATGTTGGTATTTTGGGGAAACATTCTGTAGATTCCACAGTTGTTTGGATGCATCGTTTTGTTATTCTTCAATATTTCACTTGTGTTTCATCTCTATTGATCGATATGTTGCTGTCACTGATCCTTTATTGTACCCCATCAAGTTCACAGTGCCAGTTTCAGGCATGTTCATAGCTGTTGCCTGGACAGTTTCATTAGTGTACACTTTTTCTATTGTTTTCACTCGTGTCAATGACAAAGGAATACAAGAATTGGTAAATGCTCTCTCCTGTGTAGGGAGCTGTCAACTTGTCTTCAACAAAACATGGACGGTTGTATCCTCTGTTCTTTTTTACATACCTTTTTTTACAATGATAGCTCTTTACTGCAGGATCTTTTCTGTGGCTAAACAACAAGCTAGAAGGATAGAGATTATGAACAACAACATCCAGTCATGTGGTAATTACAGTGATAGAGTTGGCAAAAGGGAGAGGAAAGCTGCTAAAACACTGAGTATAGCTGTAATCGCTTTCTTGCTATTCTGGACACCTTATTCAATAACTGTAATAGCTGATCCTTTTTTAAACTTCATAATTTCACCCCATGTCTTTGACATCATGGTCTGGTTAACATATTCCAACTCTGCCATGAATCCTTTGATTTATTCTCTCTTTTATCCTTGGTTTCGAAAAGCAATGAAAGTGATTGTGAGCTGTAAAATCCTCCGGCTTGACTGTTCAACAATGAATTTATTTCCCGAATGA
- the LOC142010424 gene encoding trace amine-associated receptor 9-like, whose protein sequence is MSSAFLQEEEVQYCFDNINGSCYKTSWPFGTRITLYVMLCLLTILTLGGNLMVMISIAYFKQLHSPTNFLIASLACADFCLGLTVLPFSSIRSVETCWYFGETFCRFHSCLDLSFCYSSVFHLCFISIDRYIAVTDPLIYPVKFTVALSGLFIAVAWTVSLVYTFSIVFTGANDEGVKELVNALSCVGSCQLVFNKTWTVISSVIFYIPVVTMITLYCRIFAVAKRQARMIEIMNNNVQSCGNYRVGKRERKAAKTLSIAVITFLVFWTPYNITAISDPFLNFIIPPHVFDIMVWLTYSNSAMNPLIYSLFYPWFRKAMKVIVSCKILRLDCSTMNLFHD, encoded by the coding sequence ATGAGTTCAGCATTTCTTCAAGAGGAAGAAGTACAATACTGCTTTGACAATATTAATGGCTCTTGCTATAAAACATCATGGCCTTTTGGAACCCGGATAACTTTGTATGTTATGCTCTGTTTACTGACAATTCTTACACTAGGGGGAAATCTAATGGTAATGATTTCAATTGCTTATTTCAAACAGCTTCACTCGCCCACAAATTTTTTGATCGCCTCCTTGGCATGTGCAGATTTTTGTTTGGGTCTGACTGTGCTGCCCTTCAGCAGTATAAGATCTGTTGAAACGTGTTGGTATTTTGGAGAAACATTCTGTAGATTCCACAGTTGTTTAGATTTATCTTTTTGTTATTCTTCAGTATTTCACTTGTGTTTCATCTCTATTGATCGATATATTGCTGTTACCGATCCTTTAATTTACCCTGTCAAGTTTACAGTTGCACTTTCAGGCCTGTTTATAGCTGTTGCCTGGACAGTTTCATTAGTGTACACGTTTTCTATTGTTTTCACTGGAGCTAATGACGAAGGGGTAAAAGAATTAGTAAATGCCCTCTCCTGTGTAGGGAGCTGTCAGCTGGTCTTCAACAAAACCTGGACAGTTATATCCTCTGTCATTTTTTACATACCTGTAGTTACAATGATCACTCTTTACTGCAGGATCTTTGCTGTGGCTAAACGACAAGCTAGAATGATAGAGATTATGAACAACAATGTCCAGTCATGTGGTAATTACAGAGTTGGCAAAAGAGAGAGGAAAGCTGCTAAAACACTGAGTATAGCTGTGATCACTTTCTTGGTATTCTGGACACCTTATAATATAACTGCAATAAGTGATCCTTTTTTAAACTTCATAATTCCACCCCATGTCTTTGACATCATGGTTTGGTTAACATATTCCAACTCTGCCATGAATCCTTTGATTTACTCGCTCTTTTATCCTTGGTTTCGAAAAGCAATGAAAGTGATTGTGAGCTGTAAAATCCTCCGGCTTGACTGTTCAACAATGAATTTGTTTCACGACTGA